One Sodalis praecaptivus DNA segment encodes these proteins:
- the fabA gene encoding bifunctional 3-hydroxydecanoyl-ACP dehydratase/trans-2-decenoyl-ACP isomerase — MVDKRESYTKEDLLASSRGELFGKEGPQLPAPNMLMMDRVVKMTEDGGNYNKGFVEAELDIHPDMWFFGCHFIGDPVMPGCLGLDAMWQLVGFYLGWLGGEGKGRALGVGEVKFTGQILPSAKKVTYRIHFRRVINRKLVMGMADGEVLCDGTVIYTASDLKVGLFKDTAAF, encoded by the coding sequence ATGGTAGATAAACGCGAATCCTATACCAAAGAAGATCTGCTGGCGTCCAGCCGCGGCGAACTGTTCGGCAAAGAGGGCCCGCAGTTGCCGGCACCGAATATGCTGATGATGGACCGGGTGGTCAAAATGACCGAAGACGGCGGTAATTACAATAAAGGTTTCGTGGAAGCGGAACTGGATATTCACCCGGATATGTGGTTCTTCGGCTGCCATTTTATCGGCGATCCGGTGATGCCCGGCTGTTTGGGTCTGGACGCCATGTGGCAATTGGTGGGTTTCTATCTGGGCTGGCTAGGCGGCGAAGGCAAAGGCCGCGCGCTTGGCGTCGGCGAAGTGAAATTCACCGGGCAAATCTTACCGAGCGCGAAAAAAGTGACTTATCGCATTCATTTCCGCCGCGTGATTAACCGCAAGCTGGTAATGGGCATGGCTGATGGCGAAGTACTGTGCGACGGTACCGTGATTTATACCGCCAGCGATTTAAAAGTCGGCCTGTTCAAAGATACCGCGGCTTTCTGA
- the pqiC gene encoding membrane integrity-associated transporter subunit PqiC, whose translation MQKGRLLALATVLLLSGCATGDGNTYYQLPFEPASNATTLATVGANATASGAGSAADAQGAAATPFHADSRAGRRQLWVAQVSVADFLAGNGLVYQTSDVQYSTARSNLWASPLEQQLQQALVANLSAALPGTLVSTQPIGSSGDSDQLAVTITGFHGRYDGRAVVQGVWLLTHDGRVIRQPFNLTLPQKKDGYDALVRTLAQGWETVGQQVAKEFIAIN comes from the coding sequence ATGCAAAAAGGGAGACTTTTAGCGCTGGCGACGGTGCTTCTGCTCAGCGGCTGCGCCACCGGTGACGGCAACACTTACTATCAGCTACCGTTCGAGCCGGCGAGCAACGCGACGACGCTTGCCACCGTCGGGGCAAACGCGACCGCGTCCGGGGCGGGCAGCGCCGCCGACGCGCAGGGTGCGGCCGCCACGCCGTTTCACGCCGACAGCCGCGCTGGGCGTCGGCAGCTTTGGGTCGCGCAGGTATCGGTGGCGGATTTTCTGGCCGGCAACGGACTGGTCTATCAAACCAGCGACGTGCAGTACAGCACGGCCCGCAGCAATCTCTGGGCCAGTCCGCTGGAACAGCAGTTACAGCAAGCGCTGGTGGCGAATTTGAGCGCCGCGCTACCGGGGACGCTGGTGTCCACGCAACCCATCGGTAGCAGCGGTGATAGCGACCAGTTGGCGGTCACCATTACCGGCTTCCACGGCCGTTACGATGGGCGCGCAGTCGTACAGGGGGTGTGGCTTTTGACCCACGACGGACGCGTCATCCGCCAGCCGTTTAATTTGACGCTGCCCCAGAAAAAGGATGGCTACGATGCGCTGGTGCGTACCCTGGCGCAGGGTTGGGAAACGGTCGGCCAGCAGGTAGCGAAAGAATTTATAGCTATAAACTAA
- the pqiA gene encoding membrane integrity-associated transporter subunit PqiA has product MCDYPRHQHHVLCPHCDLLVALPPLTPGQKGICPRCRNTLQSYWHDPKRQPVGFAISALVMQGLANLFPFVNMEVSGIKRQITLPQIPLVMVSDHFSSLASVFLLCVQAIPALCMILIILLCLDVPLPFRLKAFLAKLLFALRSWGMAEIFLVGVLVSFVKLMAYGQIGIGNSFIPFCFFCLLQLRALQCVDPRWLWDVIMPFTSPVTRLRPGEGGLAQGIRACSCCTLILPADAVVCPRCRTREHARRVHSLQWTLALLLTSLMLYVPANLLPIMITDGLGNRLNSTIMAGVILLWEDGSIPVALVIFIASIMVPSLKMIALGWLCWDAAGRGERNAADSERMHLLYEVVEFVGRWSMIDVFVIAVLSGLVRMGRLMSISPGIGVLLFAAVVILTMIAAKTFDPRLLWDRASHTTLKESTVDGK; this is encoded by the coding sequence GTGTGCGATTATCCCCGACATCAGCATCACGTGCTTTGCCCGCACTGTGATTTATTGGTGGCGTTGCCGCCGCTGACGCCCGGCCAGAAGGGGATCTGCCCGCGGTGCCGTAACACCTTGCAGAGCTATTGGCACGATCCCAAACGCCAGCCGGTGGGGTTCGCCATCAGCGCGCTGGTGATGCAGGGGCTGGCCAATCTCTTCCCCTTTGTCAATATGGAAGTCTCCGGCATAAAGCGGCAAATAACGCTGCCGCAAATTCCGCTGGTGATGGTTAGCGATCATTTTTCCAGCCTGGCGAGCGTGTTTTTGCTGTGCGTGCAGGCTATCCCCGCGCTTTGCATGATTTTGATCATCTTATTGTGTCTAGATGTACCGCTGCCGTTTCGCCTGAAGGCGTTTCTGGCCAAGTTATTATTCGCCCTGCGCAGCTGGGGCATGGCGGAGATTTTCTTGGTTGGGGTGCTGGTCAGTTTTGTCAAATTGATGGCTTATGGCCAGATAGGCATCGGCAACAGTTTTATTCCATTCTGTTTCTTCTGCTTGCTGCAACTGAGGGCATTACAATGCGTTGACCCCCGCTGGTTATGGGACGTCATCATGCCGTTCACGTCGCCGGTAACGCGATTGCGGCCCGGTGAGGGCGGCCTGGCGCAGGGCATACGCGCTTGCAGCTGTTGTACGCTGATCCTGCCCGCGGACGCCGTCGTTTGTCCGCGCTGCCGTACCCGCGAGCACGCGCGACGTGTCCATAGCCTGCAATGGACGCTGGCGCTGTTACTCACCTCATTGATGCTGTATGTGCCGGCCAATCTGCTGCCGATTATGATTACCGACGGGCTGGGTAATCGACTCAATTCCACCATCATGGCTGGCGTTATCCTGCTGTGGGAGGACGGCTCAATACCGGTGGCGCTGGTGATTTTTATCGCCAGTATTATGGTCCCCAGCCTGAAGATGATTGCGCTGGGCTGGCTGTGCTGGGACGCCGCCGGCCGCGGCGAGCGAAACGCGGCCGACAGCGAACGGATGCACCTGCTCTACGAGGTGGTGGAATTCGTCGGCCGCTGGTCGATGATCGATGTTTTTGTTATTGCCGTGCTGTCTGGCCTGGTGCGCATGGGTAGGCTGATGAGCATTAGCCCCGGCATCGGCGTGCTGCTGTTTGCCGCGGTCGTCATCTTGACCATGATCGCCGCCAAAACTTTTGACCCCCGTCTTTTGTGGGACAGGGCTTCGCATACCACGCTAAAGGAGTCGACCGTTGACGGAAAATAA
- the rlmKL gene encoding bifunctional 23S rRNA (guanine(2069)-N(7))-methyltransferase RlmK/23S rRNA (guanine(2445)-N(2))-methyltransferase RlmL codes for MNSLFATTAQGLEELLKSELETLGAASCKIALGGVHFQADSRLLYRALLWSRLASRIVLPLNDFSVGSDGDLYRGVQAVDWPSLFTVDKRFAVHFSGTNAAIRNSQYGALKVKDAIVDSFTRHGARRPDVDRQQPDIRIQAYLHRDRVMLSLDLSGSSLHQRGYRDAQGQAPLKENLAAAIVLRSGWQPGTPLLDPMCGSGTLLIEAALIAADCAPGLTRPFWGFSAWSGHDEALWQETVRDARERARAGLAQTPSRFYGSDVDSRVLEKARQNARRAGVSALITFQAGEVAQFVNPLPEGPRGTVVSNPPYGERLESEPALIALHNQLGRVMKSRFGGWRLSLFSASPALLGALMLRAERSFKAKNGPLDCEQKNYRLAETAAAPGQGEGQIAADFANRLRKNVRSLQKWAEREKLDCYRLYDADLPDYNVAIDRYSSWVVIQEYVAPKSVEPERARQRLYDVITATLAVLAIPASRLVVKARERQKGKNQYEKLAQKGEFLLVEEYGAKLWVNLTDYLDTGLFLDHRIARRMLGEMSRGKDFLNLFAYTGSASVHAGIGGAGSTTSVDMSRTYLAWAEKNLRSNDLVGRQHRLIQADCLAWLSMTQETFDVIFIDPPTFSNSKRMADTFDVQRDHVALMAELKRLLRPGGTIMFSNNRRGFQLDDAGLTALGLRAQSITDRTRSPDFARNRQIHHCWLISHADKDL; via the coding sequence ATGAATTCTCTGTTTGCCACCACGGCACAAGGTTTGGAAGAACTGTTGAAAAGCGAGCTGGAAACCCTGGGGGCCGCCTCGTGTAAAATTGCGCTGGGCGGCGTGCACTTCCAGGCCGATAGCCGGCTGCTTTACCGCGCGCTGTTGTGGAGTCGTCTGGCGTCGCGCATCGTCCTGCCGCTGAACGATTTCAGCGTCGGCAGCGATGGCGACCTGTATCGCGGTGTGCAGGCGGTGGACTGGCCGTCGCTGTTCACGGTGGATAAACGTTTCGCCGTACATTTCAGCGGCACCAACGCGGCAATCCGCAACAGCCAGTATGGCGCGCTGAAGGTTAAGGACGCCATCGTCGACAGTTTTACCCGCCACGGCGCGCGTCGACCCGATGTCGACCGCCAGCAGCCCGATATCCGCATTCAGGCCTATCTGCACCGTGACCGGGTGATGCTGTCGCTTGATCTGAGCGGCAGCAGCCTGCACCAGCGTGGCTATCGCGATGCGCAGGGTCAGGCGCCGTTAAAGGAGAATCTCGCCGCCGCCATCGTGCTGCGCTCCGGCTGGCAACCCGGTACGCCGCTGCTGGATCCGATGTGCGGCTCCGGTACGCTGCTGATTGAAGCGGCGCTGATCGCGGCCGATTGCGCCCCCGGGCTTACGCGTCCGTTTTGGGGATTTTCCGCCTGGTCCGGGCATGATGAGGCGCTCTGGCAAGAGACGGTGCGCGACGCGCGCGAGCGTGCCCGAGCGGGGCTGGCGCAAACGCCGTCGCGCTTTTACGGCTCCGACGTCGACAGCCGGGTGCTGGAGAAGGCGCGCCAAAACGCGCGCCGCGCCGGCGTGTCTGCGCTGATAACCTTCCAGGCCGGCGAGGTGGCGCAGTTCGTCAATCCGCTGCCGGAGGGGCCACGCGGGACGGTTGTGAGCAATCCCCCTTACGGTGAGCGCCTGGAGAGTGAACCGGCGCTTATCGCCCTGCACAACCAGCTCGGGCGGGTCATGAAAAGCCGGTTCGGCGGCTGGCGGCTGTCGTTGTTCAGCGCCTCGCCGGCGCTGCTGGGCGCATTGATGCTGCGTGCAGAACGCAGCTTTAAAGCCAAAAACGGTCCGCTGGACTGCGAGCAGAAGAACTATAGGCTGGCGGAAACCGCCGCTGCGCCCGGCCAGGGGGAAGGGCAAATTGCCGCCGATTTCGCCAACCGCCTGCGCAAAAATGTGCGCTCGCTACAAAAATGGGCCGAGCGGGAAAAGCTGGATTGCTACCGGCTGTATGACGCCGATCTGCCGGACTACAATGTCGCTATCGATCGCTACAGCAGCTGGGTGGTGATTCAAGAGTATGTGGCGCCGAAAAGCGTGGAACCCGAGCGTGCGCGGCAGCGGCTGTATGATGTAATAACCGCCACCCTGGCTGTGCTGGCGATACCGGCCAGCCGTTTGGTGGTCAAAGCGCGCGAGCGGCAGAAAGGCAAGAATCAATATGAAAAACTGGCGCAGAAGGGCGAATTCTTGCTGGTGGAGGAGTACGGCGCCAAATTGTGGGTCAACTTGACCGACTACCTGGATACCGGGCTATTCCTCGATCACCGCATCGCGCGCAGAATGCTGGGGGAAATGAGCCGTGGCAAAGACTTCCTCAATTTGTTTGCCTACACCGGCAGCGCCAGCGTCCATGCCGGTATTGGCGGCGCGGGCAGCACCACCTCGGTGGATATGTCGCGCACCTATTTGGCGTGGGCGGAAAAAAATCTGCGCAGCAACGACCTGGTAGGCCGTCAGCACCGGCTGATACAGGCGGATTGCCTGGCGTGGCTATCGATGACGCAGGAAACGTTCGATGTGATATTCATCGACCCGCCCACCTTCTCCAATTCCAAGCGGATGGCCGATACCTTTGACGTCCAGCGCGACCATGTGGCGCTGATGGCCGAGCTCAAACGGCTTCTGCGCCCCGGCGGCACCATCATGTTCTCCAACAACAGACGCGGTTTCCAACTGGATGATGCGGGGCTGACCGCGCTGGGCCTGAGGGCGCAGTCGATAACCGATCGTACCCGCTCGCCGGACTTCGCCCGCAACCGCCAAATTCATCACTGCTGGCTGATAAGCCATGCGGACAAGGATCTCTAA
- a CDS encoding S16 family serine protease codes for MTNKKLEWKYLLPDLAGFAAVFDQPCPPLSAPLATLQARLTDGLTQFCHSRSPSRFMLLTAQEEEEYFQLIAETVKQILPAAGHPVGSRYVVTGMGVSEQPATKADDNFAARDACVWQSWVEYEPLFGALRCYRDVIDLQPGLVHHANGGVLIVGVRALVSQPLLWLRLKQMILQQRFDWLPVDDRRPLPVSVPSMPLNLRLIVVGDREGLADLNDLEPELTRLALYGEFESELRIAGAEEMSQWCAWVNTLAQRQGLPLLSADAWPALVRQSVRYSGDQCQLPLCPQWLIRRLKEAALYGSQQALTAAAFIDSERTRVWRESYLSERMQDEIAEGQIMVDTEGQVVGQVNALSVLDFPGHPLPFGEPSRISCVVHLGDGEINDVERKAELGGNLHAKGMMIMQAFLMSALELDQQLPFSASLVFEQSYGEVDGDSASLAEGVALISALAERPINQQIAVTGSVDQFGRVQPIGGVNEKIEGFFALCRSRELTGAQGVILPTANVRHLCLNDDVIEAVREGQFSLWAVDTIDEALEILTAMPFDHDKGPSLLASIRERIANVNLHERQRLPWGFRWLNWFNQS; via the coding sequence TTGACCAATAAAAAATTAGAATGGAAATATTTACTGCCCGATCTGGCCGGTTTCGCGGCGGTATTTGACCAACCCTGCCCGCCTCTGTCCGCCCCTTTGGCAACGCTTCAGGCCCGTCTCACGGACGGGTTGACGCAATTTTGCCATTCACGCTCGCCCAGCCGTTTTATGCTGTTGACGGCGCAGGAGGAGGAGGAATATTTTCAGCTAATTGCCGAGACGGTGAAACAGATCCTGCCGGCGGCGGGTCATCCCGTCGGCAGCCGCTATGTCGTGACCGGTATGGGCGTAAGCGAACAGCCGGCGACCAAAGCGGATGATAACTTCGCCGCGCGCGACGCCTGCGTCTGGCAGTCCTGGGTGGAGTATGAGCCGCTGTTTGGCGCGCTGCGCTGCTATCGGGATGTCATCGATCTACAGCCGGGCCTGGTGCACCACGCCAACGGCGGTGTCCTTATCGTCGGCGTACGCGCGCTGGTGAGCCAGCCTTTGCTCTGGCTGCGGCTCAAGCAGATGATTTTACAGCAGCGCTTTGATTGGCTGCCGGTGGACGACCGCCGGCCATTGCCGGTGTCCGTACCGTCGATGCCGCTGAATTTGCGGCTTATTGTAGTCGGCGACCGCGAAGGATTGGCCGACCTTAACGATTTGGAGCCCGAGCTTACCCGTTTGGCGCTGTATGGCGAATTTGAGTCCGAATTGCGCATTGCCGGCGCGGAGGAGATGAGCCAGTGGTGCGCCTGGGTAAACACGCTCGCGCAGCGCCAGGGATTACCGCTGCTGAGCGCCGATGCCTGGCCGGCGCTGGTGCGGCAGTCGGTCCGCTACAGCGGCGATCAGTGCCAACTGCCTTTATGTCCGCAATGGCTTATCCGCCGGTTAAAAGAGGCAGCGCTGTACGGCTCGCAGCAGGCGCTGACCGCCGCGGCGTTTATCGACAGTGAGCGCACCCGTGTCTGGCGCGAAAGTTATCTCAGCGAGCGTATGCAAGACGAGATCGCCGAAGGCCAGATTATGGTGGACACCGAGGGACAGGTGGTCGGCCAGGTCAATGCCCTTTCGGTGCTGGATTTTCCGGGCCACCCGCTGCCGTTCGGCGAGCCGTCGCGCATTAGCTGCGTGGTTCATTTGGGCGATGGCGAAATCAACGACGTGGAGCGCAAGGCGGAACTGGGCGGCAATCTTCACGCTAAGGGCATGATGATTATGCAGGCGTTTTTGATGTCGGCGCTGGAACTCGACCAACAGCTGCCCTTCTCCGCCTCGCTGGTCTTCGAGCAGTCCTATGGCGAAGTCGACGGGGATAGCGCCTCGCTGGCGGAAGGGGTGGCGCTCATTAGCGCCCTGGCGGAGAGACCCATTAATCAGCAAATCGCCGTTACCGGCTCGGTGGATCAATTCGGCCGCGTACAGCCCATCGGCGGCGTTAATGAGAAAATAGAAGGCTTCTTTGCCCTGTGCCGGTCGCGCGAGCTGACCGGCGCGCAAGGGGTGATTCTTCCTACCGCCAATGTGCGCCACCTTTGCCTCAATGACGATGTCATCGAGGCGGTGCGCGAGGGGCAGTTTTCCCTTTGGGCGGTGGATACCATCGATGAAGCGTTGGAAATCCTGACCGCGATGCCGTTTGACCACGACAAGGGTCCAAGTCTTCTTGCGTCGATACGCGAGCGTATCGCCAATGTTAATCTGCACGAACGGCAACGTTTGCCCTGGGGTTTCCGCTGGCTAAACTGGTTTAACCAGAGCTAA
- the pqiB gene encoding intermembrane transport protein PqiB encodes MTENNYQEARVEKIKRWSPVWIVPIVTVLIGAWILFYHFSHQGKVITLTTSSAEGIEAGKTAIKSRSVDVGTVESVMLSDDLRQVEIKARIYNGMEKMLNKDSAFWVVKPQIGKEGVSGLGTLLSGAYIQLQPGSSEETSREFKLLDAPPLASPDARGIRIQLDSDRSGQLSAGDPVLFRGFRVGTVETSHFDPLKRMMNYQLFINAPYDSLVTTNVRFWKDSGVALNLSASGMRVEMGSLTTLFAGGVSFDVPTGWELGQSAKEQQRYQLFDNKNDIADSLYTQHQDYVLFFDDSIRGLQPGAPVEFRGIRLGTVAEVPFATVSADQEMNGDYRVPVLIRIEPDRFISKVGKNFDINKRLTEAEGQGFRAALKSANLLTGALYVDLDFYPQAKAWPGPSTVKGYPVLPTTSAGLAQIQQKLTATLDKINALPLDPMLNQATSTLAQSRSTLQELQRTLKAVNKITESASMQQLPQDMQQTLKELNRSMKGFQPGAPAYNKMVADMQRLDQVLRELQPVLRTLNSKSNALVFEADKGKDPQPKRAK; translated from the coding sequence TTGACGGAAAATAATTATCAGGAAGCCCGGGTGGAGAAGATCAAACGCTGGTCGCCGGTGTGGATCGTTCCCATTGTCACCGTCCTCATTGGCGCCTGGATCCTGTTTTACCATTTCAGCCATCAGGGCAAAGTGATCACCCTGACCACCAGCAGCGCTGAGGGTATTGAAGCCGGAAAAACCGCCATCAAAAGCCGCAGCGTGGATGTCGGTACCGTCGAGAGCGTGATGCTGAGTGACGATTTACGCCAGGTGGAAATCAAAGCGCGCATCTATAACGGCATGGAAAAAATGCTGAATAAAGACTCGGCGTTTTGGGTGGTGAAGCCGCAGATCGGCAAGGAAGGGGTATCTGGATTAGGGACCCTGTTATCCGGCGCCTATATTCAATTGCAACCCGGATCCAGCGAAGAGACCTCGCGGGAATTCAAATTGTTGGACGCGCCACCGCTGGCTTCTCCCGATGCGCGCGGAATTCGAATCCAGCTGGACAGCGATCGTTCGGGCCAGTTGAGCGCCGGCGATCCGGTGCTGTTTCGCGGCTTCCGCGTCGGTACGGTGGAAACCAGCCACTTTGATCCGCTTAAGCGCATGATGAATTATCAGCTCTTTATTAACGCGCCTTATGATAGCCTGGTGACCACCAATGTCCGGTTCTGGAAGGACAGCGGCGTGGCGCTCAATTTGTCGGCCTCCGGCATGCGCGTGGAAATGGGCTCGCTGACCACGCTGTTTGCCGGCGGGGTCAGTTTTGATGTGCCAACCGGCTGGGAACTGGGACAGTCGGCCAAAGAGCAGCAGCGTTATCAGCTGTTCGATAATAAGAACGACATCGCCGATTCCCTTTACACCCAACATCAGGACTACGTCCTGTTCTTTGACGATTCGATTCGCGGCCTGCAACCGGGGGCGCCGGTAGAATTCCGCGGCATCCGCCTGGGGACCGTGGCGGAGGTGCCGTTCGCCACCGTCAGCGCCGATCAGGAAATGAACGGCGACTATCGCGTGCCGGTGCTCATTCGCATTGAGCCGGATCGCTTTATCAGCAAGGTGGGTAAAAACTTTGATATCAATAAGCGCCTGACCGAGGCCGAAGGGCAGGGCTTCCGCGCGGCGCTGAAGAGCGCCAACTTGCTGACCGGCGCGCTGTATGTCGATTTGGATTTCTATCCGCAGGCCAAAGCCTGGCCGGGGCCCTCGACCGTTAAGGGTTACCCGGTGCTGCCGACCACCAGCGCCGGTCTGGCGCAGATACAGCAAAAACTGACCGCTACGCTGGATAAAATCAATGCGCTACCGCTCGATCCGATGCTCAATCAAGCCACCAGTACGCTGGCGCAAAGTCGGAGCACGCTACAAGAGCTACAGCGCACGCTGAAGGCCGTGAATAAGATCACCGAAAGCGCGTCGATGCAGCAATTGCCCCAAGATATGCAGCAGACGCTGAAAGAGCTGAACCGCAGTATGAAAGGGTTCCAACCCGGCGCCCCCGCCTACAATAAAATGGTGGCGGACATGCAGCGTCTCGATCAGGTGCTGCGCGAGCTGCAACCGGTGTTGCGGACGCTGAACAGCAAGAGCAACGCGCTGGTTTTTGAAGCCGATAAAGGTAAAGATCCACAGCCGAAGAGGGCGAAATAA
- a CDS encoding ABC transporter ATP-binding protein — protein sequence MSLISLSGAWLSFSDAPLLDNTELHIERNERVCLVGRNGAGKSTLMKILSREVPLDDGQLIFEQDVIVARLQQDPPRDVTGSVFDFVAEGVEAQAQILKAYHGISQRVEQDPSEKNLAEMGRLMEILDHQNLWHLEKRIHEVIAQIGLDADSQLSSLSGGWLRKAALGRALVCEPQVLLLDEPTNHLDIETIDWLEAFLKTFPGSIIFISHDRSFIRAMATRIVDLDRGKLVSWPGNYDKYLEGKEEELRVQELQNAEFDRKLAQEEVWIRQGIKARRTRNEGRVRALKALRQERSERREVMGSAKIQVEEAARSGKIVFELEDVSYGIEGKPLISHFSAQVQRGDKIALIGPNGCGKTTLLKLMLGQLGADSGRIHCGTKLEVAYFDQYRAVLDPERTVMDNLAEGKQEVMVNGRSRHVLGYLQDFLFHPKRAMTPVKALSGGERNRLLLARLFLNPSNLLILDEPTNDLDVETLELLEELLDSYQGTVLLVSHDRQFVDNSVTECWIFEGEGRIECYVGGYFDAQRQRSNRRALRAQPAPAQKTPAPAPGATPSSAKRGGGKLSYNLQRELETLPGQIERLEQEIGRLQAQVAAPDFFSQPHETTQPVLTAIAQAEDALEQAFSRWETLEAQKNGAAE from the coding sequence ATGTCATTAATCAGTCTTTCCGGCGCCTGGTTGTCGTTCAGCGATGCGCCGCTGCTGGATAACACCGAGCTGCATATTGAGCGCAACGAGCGCGTTTGCCTGGTGGGGCGCAACGGCGCCGGCAAATCCACCTTGATGAAAATCTTGAGCCGCGAGGTGCCCCTCGACGATGGTCAACTGATTTTCGAGCAGGATGTCATCGTCGCCCGGCTGCAGCAAGATCCGCCACGGGACGTTACCGGCAGCGTTTTCGATTTCGTTGCCGAAGGGGTCGAGGCGCAGGCGCAGATACTGAAAGCCTATCACGGGATTTCTCAGCGGGTAGAACAGGACCCGAGCGAAAAAAATCTGGCGGAAATGGGCCGGCTGATGGAAATTCTCGACCATCAAAATTTGTGGCATTTGGAAAAGCGCATCCATGAGGTCATTGCGCAGATAGGCCTGGACGCCGACAGCCAACTGTCATCGCTGTCCGGCGGCTGGCTGCGCAAGGCGGCGCTGGGCCGCGCGCTGGTGTGCGAACCACAGGTGCTGCTGCTGGATGAACCGACCAACCATCTGGATATTGAAACCATTGACTGGCTGGAAGCTTTCTTGAAGACCTTTCCCGGCAGCATTATTTTCATCTCCCATGACCGCTCGTTTATCCGCGCGATGGCGACCCGCATCGTCGATTTGGACCGCGGCAAGCTGGTCTCCTGGCCGGGTAATTATGACAAATATCTGGAAGGAAAAGAGGAAGAGCTGCGGGTGCAGGAGCTGCAGAACGCCGAGTTTGATCGCAAACTGGCTCAGGAAGAGGTGTGGATCCGCCAGGGGATTAAAGCCCGGCGCACGCGCAATGAAGGGCGGGTGCGCGCGTTGAAGGCGCTGCGTCAAGAGCGTTCCGAGCGTCGTGAAGTGATGGGCAGCGCGAAAATCCAGGTGGAAGAGGCGGCGCGGTCGGGCAAAATCGTCTTTGAACTGGAAGACGTCAGCTATGGTATAGAAGGGAAACCGCTGATTAGCCACTTCAGCGCGCAGGTGCAGCGCGGGGATAAAATTGCTCTTATCGGCCCCAACGGCTGTGGTAAAACCACGTTGCTGAAGCTGATGCTGGGTCAACTTGGCGCCGACAGCGGCCGCATACACTGCGGCACCAAGCTGGAAGTCGCCTATTTCGACCAGTATCGCGCGGTGCTCGATCCGGAGCGTACCGTGATGGACAACCTGGCCGAGGGTAAGCAGGAGGTGATGGTCAACGGTCGCTCGCGTCACGTGTTGGGCTACCTACAGGACTTTTTGTTTCATCCGAAACGGGCAATGACGCCGGTAAAAGCGCTTTCAGGCGGCGAGCGTAATCGGTTGTTATTGGCGCGGCTGTTTCTCAATCCCAGCAACCTGCTGATTCTTGACGAACCCACCAACGATCTCGATGTCGAAACCCTGGAATTGCTGGAAGAGCTCCTCGACAGCTATCAGGGTACCGTACTGCTGGTCAGCCACGATCGCCAGTTTGTGGATAACTCGGTGACCGAATGCTGGATTTTTGAAGGGGAAGGGCGCATCGAGTGTTACGTGGGCGGTTATTTTGACGCGCAGCGCCAGCGCAGCAATCGGCGCGCGCTAAGGGCGCAGCCGGCGCCGGCGCAGAAGACCCCGGCGCCCGCGCCTGGGGCTACCCCATCTTCTGCCAAACGCGGCGGGGGGAAACTCAGTTATAACCTGCAACGGGAGCTGGAAACTCTCCCGGGGCAGATCGAGCGCTTGGAGCAGGAAATAGGCCGATTGCAGGCGCAAGTGGCGGCGCCGGACTTTTTCAGTCAACCCCACGAGACAACGCAGCCGGTGCTGACGGCGATTGCGCAGGCGGAGGACGCGCTTGAGCAGGCGTTCAGCCGCTGGGAAACGCTGGAAGCGCAAAAGAACGGCGCGGCGGAATAG
- the matP gene encoding macrodomain Ter protein MatP: MKYQQLENLETGWKWKYLIKKHREGERISRHEENSAAAESVQELISYQHQPEKILKWIRESMHPVLENRMKQTIRARRKRHFNAEHQHTRKKSIDLEYLVWQRLAALAQRRGNTLSETIINLLEDAERKEKVDKTLSSLRSDLKAILGEKTN; encoded by the coding sequence ATGAAATACCAGCAGCTTGAAAATCTGGAAACCGGTTGGAAGTGGAAATACCTGATTAAAAAACACCGTGAAGGGGAGCGCATTTCCCGTCACGAAGAGAACAGCGCGGCGGCGGAATCTGTTCAGGAGCTTATCAGTTATCAGCACCAGCCGGAAAAAATCCTGAAATGGATTCGCGAGTCAATGCATCCCGTGCTGGAAAACCGCATGAAGCAAACCATTCGGGCGCGGCGTAAGCGGCACTTTAACGCTGAACATCAACATACGCGCAAGAAATCCATTGATTTGGAATACCTGGTTTGGCAACGCTTGGCCGCGCTGGCCCAGCGACGCGGGAACACCCTGTCAGAGACCATTATCAACCTGCTAGAAGATGCGGAACGAAAGGAAAAAGTCGACAAAACCCTGTCGTCGTTGCGCAGCGACCTGAAGGCTATCCTCGGCGAAAAAACCAACTGA
- the rmf gene encoding ribosome modulation factor, giving the protein MKRQKRDRLERAHSRGYQAGLSGRTRELCPYQSLDARSHWLGGWRKAMEDRSVI; this is encoded by the coding sequence ATGAAAAGACAAAAACGAGATCGCCTTGAACGTGCTCATTCACGCGGCTATCAAGCGGGTCTGTCAGGGCGTACCCGTGAACTTTGTCCATATCAATCACTTGACGCACGCTCTCACTGGTTGGGAGGCTGGCGCAAAGCCATGGAAGACAGGTCGGTAATCTGA